In a genomic window of Microbacterium amylolyticum:
- a CDS encoding diacylglycerol/lipid kinase family protein, whose product MADRREERQRAALICNPIKVREAASLRSLLQRVSRDNGWAPPLLLETTAADPGQGATRDALDKGVDVVLVAGGDGTVRAVSEAMRRSGVPLAIIPRGTGNLFARNLGIPLSGADIMVRAALTGDVRPVDIGVATLTRREGASEQHAFVVLAGMGLDAAMIANTSPERKRQIGWVAYVDGAARSLPRAKPFRLAYQFAGRSLHSVKVQAILFANCGALPAGIELVPDARIDDGVLDVALIQAAGPLGWLGVWRKVWWDNSVLRRSRVGRRVVERTRNQSIRYVTGQRIEAASNEPLPVELDGDEFGNVARIRCEIDEGGLLVAVPRGHVLPKRPLAHTPTAARS is encoded by the coding sequence ATGGCAGATCGGCGGGAGGAGCGACAGCGCGCGGCGCTCATCTGCAACCCGATCAAGGTGCGAGAAGCCGCGAGCCTGCGGAGCCTTCTTCAGCGAGTATCGCGGGACAACGGCTGGGCCCCGCCCCTTCTGTTGGAGACAACGGCGGCGGATCCCGGGCAGGGCGCCACACGGGACGCACTCGACAAGGGTGTCGACGTTGTGCTCGTGGCGGGAGGCGACGGCACCGTCCGCGCGGTGTCGGAGGCGATGCGCCGAAGCGGCGTGCCTCTTGCGATCATCCCGCGCGGCACCGGAAACCTGTTCGCGCGGAATTTGGGGATCCCACTGTCGGGCGCCGACATCATGGTGCGGGCGGCGCTCACGGGCGATGTGCGGCCCGTTGACATCGGCGTTGCCACGCTGACGAGGCGCGAGGGCGCTTCCGAGCAGCACGCTTTCGTCGTGCTGGCGGGGATGGGGCTGGACGCGGCGATGATCGCCAACACCAGCCCCGAGAGGAAACGGCAGATCGGCTGGGTGGCGTATGTGGACGGCGCTGCGCGCTCCCTGCCGAGGGCAAAGCCCTTCCGCCTCGCCTACCAGTTCGCCGGCCGCAGCCTGCACTCCGTTAAGGTGCAGGCGATTCTGTTCGCGAACTGCGGCGCGTTGCCCGCCGGAATCGAGCTCGTTCCCGATGCTCGCATCGACGATGGTGTTCTCGACGTTGCCCTGATTCAGGCGGCCGGTCCGCTCGGCTGGCTGGGCGTGTGGCGCAAGGTGTGGTGGGACAACTCCGTTCTGCGCCGATCACGCGTTGGTCGTCGCGTCGTCGAGCGCACCCGCAATCAGTCGATCCGCTACGTCACGGGCCAGCGCATCGAGGCCGCCAGCAATGAGCCTCTTCCCGTGGAACTCGACGGCGATGAGTTCGGAAACGTCGCGCGTATCCGCTGTGAGATCGACGAGGGCGGTTTGCTCGTGGCGGTGCCGCGGGGCCACGTTCTTCCGAAGCGCCCTCTGGCGCACACGCCTACTGCAGCGCGCTCGTAA
- the serS gene encoding serine--tRNA ligase — protein MIDPALLRENPDVVKRSQIARGSSPDTVDAAIVAEAARRESLSAFENLRAEQNSFGKIVAKAPKEEKPALVAEAKILAARVKDAQAIANAAEDAYRSAIDAIQNIVIDGVPAGGEENFVTIRTVGTIPTFDFEPRDHLAIGEKLGAIDMDRGAKVSGARFYFLKGVGARLEIALMNYALDTALKNDFTPMITPTLVRPEIMAGTGFLGQHSDEIYHLEEDDLYLVGTSEVALAGYHQKEIIELPDGALKYAGWSTCYRREAGSHGKDTRGIIRVHQFNKLEMFVYTTPERAEAEHERLLALEEQMLTSLGLAYRVIDVAAGDLGSSAARKFDTEAWVPTQNAYRELTSTSNCTTYQARRLDVRYRPEEGGKTQPVATLNGTLATTRWLVALLETHQREDGSVVVPEPLRPYLGGQDILEPIA, from the coding sequence GTGATCGATCCTGCACTGCTTCGTGAGAACCCGGATGTTGTCAAGCGCTCGCAGATCGCGCGCGGTAGCTCTCCGGACACCGTCGACGCGGCGATTGTCGCCGAGGCGGCACGGCGCGAGTCGCTGAGCGCCTTCGAGAATCTCCGCGCCGAACAAAACTCCTTCGGCAAGATCGTCGCGAAGGCGCCAAAGGAAGAAAAGCCTGCGCTCGTGGCAGAGGCCAAGATTCTGGCTGCGCGCGTGAAGGACGCACAGGCGATCGCAAACGCCGCGGAAGACGCCTATCGCTCGGCGATCGACGCGATTCAGAACATCGTGATCGACGGCGTTCCGGCTGGTGGCGAAGAGAACTTCGTCACGATCCGCACCGTCGGCACGATTCCCACCTTCGATTTCGAGCCGCGCGATCATCTGGCGATCGGCGAAAAGCTCGGCGCGATCGACATGGATCGCGGCGCGAAGGTCTCGGGAGCGCGCTTCTACTTCCTGAAGGGCGTCGGCGCTCGCCTCGAAATTGCTCTGATGAACTACGCGCTCGACACGGCGCTGAAGAACGACTTCACTCCCATGATCACGCCGACCCTCGTGCGTCCCGAGATCATGGCTGGCACCGGTTTTCTGGGGCAGCACTCCGACGAGATCTACCACCTCGAAGAAGACGACCTGTACCTGGTGGGAACCAGCGAGGTCGCGCTCGCCGGCTACCACCAAAAAGAGATCATCGAGCTCCCGGATGGTGCGCTCAAGTACGCCGGCTGGTCCACGTGTTACCGCCGTGAGGCGGGCTCACACGGCAAGGACACCCGCGGCATCATCCGGGTGCACCAGTTCAACAAACTGGAGATGTTCGTCTACACGACGCCGGAGCGGGCAGAGGCTGAGCACGAGCGGCTTCTCGCGCTGGAAGAACAGATGCTCACGTCGCTGGGCCTCGCCTATCGCGTGATCGATGTTGCCGCCGGCGATCTCGGATCGAGCGCCGCGCGTAAATTCGACACCGAGGCGTGGGTCCCCACCCAGAACGCCTACCGCGAGCTCACCTCCACCTCCAACTGCACGACGTACCAGGCACGGCGTCTCGATGTTCGCTATCGCCCGGAGGAGGGCGGCAAGACGCAGCCCGTTGCAACGCTCAACGGAACGCTGGCAACAACGCGCTGGCTTGTGGCGCTTCTCGAGACGCACCAGCGCGAAGACGGCTCTGTTGTTGTTCCCGAGCCCCTGCGCCCCTACCTGGGCGGGCAGGACATCCTGGAGCCCATCGCATGA
- a CDS encoding HAD-IIB family hydrolase, whose protein sequence is MSRGAPHAIGELDPVTGKPPVATDEERLLIALDIDGTVLLEDESFSPGVAAAVREAANRGHIVTLSTGRSWEATFPVLGWLGLTPPYVVSANGATIMERDTTQETDYRRHTIETFDPSVVLSHIEGHLPNANYMVELPDGARLFNAFMDDWDLSRPNARRATIDEMKTHQVTRVVVVSPKHDPSEFVGFVEEMGLQHVSYSVGWSAWLDIAPQGIDKSTALEQVRQLTNIDPERVVTIGDGRNDIQMLEWAVAGGGQGIVMGQAVPEVMAAGNAVTGTVAEGGVAQALRRIGVAPR, encoded by the coding sequence ATGAGCCGAGGTGCGCCGCACGCTATCGGCGAGCTCGACCCGGTAACCGGCAAGCCACCCGTCGCCACGGATGAGGAACGGCTTCTCATCGCACTCGATATCGATGGCACGGTTCTTCTCGAAGACGAATCGTTCAGTCCCGGCGTAGCCGCGGCCGTTCGCGAGGCTGCCAATCGCGGGCACATCGTCACGCTGTCGACGGGGCGCAGCTGGGAAGCCACCTTCCCCGTGCTCGGCTGGTTGGGGCTGACACCTCCCTACGTTGTTTCGGCAAACGGCGCGACGATCATGGAACGCGACACGACGCAGGAGACCGACTACCGGCGTCACACCATCGAGACGTTCGACCCGTCCGTTGTTCTGTCGCACATTGAGGGGCATCTGCCCAACGCGAACTACATGGTCGAACTGCCAGATGGCGCGCGCCTGTTCAATGCGTTCATGGACGACTGGGACCTGTCACGTCCGAACGCGCGCCGCGCGACGATCGACGAAATGAAGACCCACCAGGTCACGCGCGTTGTCGTTGTCTCTCCCAAACACGATCCGAGCGAGTTCGTCGGATTCGTGGAGGAAATGGGACTGCAGCACGTTTCTTACTCCGTCGGGTGGTCGGCGTGGCTGGATATCGCGCCGCAGGGAATCGACAAGTCGACGGCGCTGGAGCAGGTGCGTCAGCTGACGAACATCGATCCCGAGCGTGTTGTCACGATCGGCGATGGCCGCAACGACATCCAGATGCTCGAATGGGCGGTGGCTGGCGGTGGGCAGGGAATCGTCATGGGCCAGGCCGTTCCCGAAGTCATGGCCGCAGGAAACGCCGTCACCGGTACCGTTGCCGAGGGTGGCGTTGCCCAGGCCCTGCGGCGCATCGGCGTCGCGCCACGGTAG
- a CDS encoding LCP family protein, translating into MSGPANRIVPAARHSSSRRPGVLSRGLKGAALVLSAVLVSVLGVGGFVYADLTSTLNRNSVVLEGQDGPDAPHIDVLPNKAVNILLAGVDACETDYLDFFGGRCTEELAQQQEDTYAGVLNDVNMLLHISPEPRRVTVISIPRDMMTSRPACTDATGNETWPVDVAAFNESYGAGGLPCVVRTAEELTGMSIDHAAMLTWGGVIEITNAIGGVEVCVAEPINDPQHTGLVLDAGTHNMQGLQALQFLRVRTSIGDGSDLSRISNQQVYMGSLAQKLVSEETLTDVVTLLRLARAVVDNATVSTGLTNPVSMVQIAQAAASVPLEDFAFVQFPAIDYAPNPNKVAPDVYAWGQLKAVIDANQPIRLGEESEPDDTLEPEPSDAPEPSDAPEPFPTATPTPDVELPDNLRGSTADDTVSCDDQGLF; encoded by the coding sequence ATGAGCGGGCCAGCTAACCGCATCGTGCCTGCCGCGCGTCACTCCTCGAGTCGTCGTCCAGGGGTCCTGTCTCGCGGGCTCAAGGGCGCCGCTCTCGTGCTGTCCGCGGTTCTCGTCTCCGTGCTCGGCGTCGGCGGTTTCGTTTATGCCGATCTCACGTCCACCCTGAACAGGAACTCGGTCGTGCTCGAAGGGCAGGACGGGCCGGACGCCCCGCATATCGACGTGCTGCCGAATAAGGCCGTGAACATCCTCCTCGCGGGCGTCGACGCCTGCGAAACCGACTACCTGGACTTCTTCGGCGGGCGCTGCACAGAAGAGTTGGCGCAGCAGCAGGAAGATACCTACGCGGGCGTTCTCAACGATGTGAACATGTTGCTGCACATCTCGCCGGAACCGCGTCGCGTGACCGTGATCAGCATTCCCCGCGACATGATGACATCGCGTCCCGCCTGCACGGATGCGACGGGCAACGAGACATGGCCGGTTGACGTCGCGGCGTTCAACGAGTCCTACGGAGCGGGTGGCCTGCCGTGCGTTGTTCGCACGGCAGAAGAGCTCACGGGCATGTCGATCGACCACGCCGCGATGCTCACCTGGGGTGGCGTGATCGAAATCACGAACGCGATCGGCGGGGTCGAGGTGTGCGTTGCCGAGCCCATCAACGATCCCCAGCACACGGGCCTCGTGCTCGACGCCGGAACGCATAACATGCAGGGGCTTCAGGCGCTCCAGTTCCTGCGGGTGCGAACGAGCATTGGCGATGGATCAGACCTCTCGCGCATCAGCAACCAGCAGGTCTACATGGGATCGCTGGCGCAGAAGCTCGTCAGCGAAGAGACCCTGACGGATGTTGTCACTCTTCTGCGCCTCGCCAGGGCCGTTGTCGACAACGCAACGGTGTCCACCGGGCTCACGAACCCCGTGTCGATGGTGCAGATCGCGCAGGCGGCAGCGAGCGTTCCGCTGGAAGATTTCGCCTTCGTGCAGTTCCCCGCGATCGACTATGCGCCCAACCCCAATAAGGTGGCGCCGGACGTGTACGCGTGGGGCCAGCTGAAGGCTGTTATCGACGCGAATCAGCCCATTCGCCTGGGTGAAGAATCCGAGCCTGACGACACCCTGGAGCCCGAGCCGTCGGATGCGCCCGAGCCGTCGGATGCGCCCGAGCCGTTCCCGACAGCGACTCCGACGCCTGACGTGGAGCTACCGGACAATCTGCGCGGTTCAACGGCGGACGACACCGTCAGTTGCGACGACCAGGGCCTGTTCTGA
- a CDS encoding ThuA domain-containing protein yields MRALIATAEGRYTDPWHPFVETTQRLAETLTEAGFTTEVAPVDEALARIGDANLLAVNAGDPWRHDPLPLGAPVAAITGLDEALKRGIGVLAMHTSLSSLRDYPSWPIAVGGMWVPGLSMHPPISNATFSWAPHPLADTEPLTAFDERYAYMQQFGPRDVVAVHEHDGINHPVVWTRSHGNSRIAVDLLGHDARSYDSPAHHALITRLAHWAAGA; encoded by the coding sequence ATGCGCGCACTCATCGCCACCGCCGAGGGACGATACACCGACCCCTGGCACCCGTTCGTCGAAACAACCCAGCGCCTCGCGGAAACGCTGACGGAGGCGGGGTTCACCACCGAGGTCGCGCCGGTTGACGAAGCGCTCGCCCGTATCGGCGACGCCAACCTCCTCGCCGTCAACGCGGGAGATCCCTGGCGCCATGACCCGCTTCCGCTGGGAGCTCCCGTCGCAGCGATCACCGGTCTCGACGAGGCGCTGAAGCGCGGCATCGGCGTTCTCGCGATGCACACGTCGCTCTCGTCTCTGCGCGACTATCCGTCGTGGCCCATCGCGGTCGGCGGCATGTGGGTGCCGGGGCTGTCGATGCACCCGCCCATCTCGAACGCAACATTCTCGTGGGCACCCCATCCCCTGGCGGACACGGAGCCCCTCACGGCCTTCGACGAGCGCTACGCCTACATGCAGCAGTTCGGACCGCGTGACGTCGTCGCGGTTCACGAGCACGACGGCATCAATCACCCCGTCGTCTGGACCCGATCACACGGAAACTCCCGCATTGCCGTGGACCTGCTGGGCCACGACGCCCGCTCCTACGACTCCCCGGCGCACCACGCCCTCATCACCCGCCTCGCCCACTGGGCAGCCGGCGCCTGA
- a CDS encoding substrate-binding domain-containing protein, producing the protein MTDSSSPLATSRRSRILRMLADDGAVRNAHLADILDVSPVTLRRDLQQMEVEGLLVRVHGGAVPPPAGIPSAASLSHPHPGTRTIGVLVPSLDFYWPRVIRGMSREAESRGISLLVRGTSYGLQDERPVLERMRETEGVSGFVVAPNTDASHSADVISWLHGSGLPFVFAEREAVARETGAPVDSVVTDHALGAVLAVRHLASLGHRRLGLVLTHSSPTSRKIVAGWRAACTELELAQGDVIARMLPDRADSGFFAAVGNVIDTVLEAEATGLLVHSDREAMAIVDVANARGLSIPGDLSIVAYDDEVAEMFTPPLTAVAPPRAHLGRSALDLLVQRIAAPDRPSHQVTVAPALNVRSSTARQAG; encoded by the coding sequence ATGACCGATTCCTCCTCGCCGCTGGCAACATCGCGGCGCTCCCGCATTCTGCGCATGCTCGCCGATGACGGCGCCGTACGCAACGCACATCTCGCCGACATCCTCGATGTCTCCCCCGTCACGCTGCGGCGCGATCTGCAGCAGATGGAGGTCGAGGGGTTGCTCGTGCGGGTGCACGGAGGGGCCGTTCCGCCGCCCGCCGGCATCCCCTCAGCCGCGTCACTGTCACACCCACACCCGGGAACGCGCACGATCGGAGTTCTCGTTCCGTCCCTGGACTTCTATTGGCCGCGGGTGATCCGGGGGATGTCGCGCGAGGCCGAGTCGCGAGGCATCTCGCTGCTTGTACGCGGAACCTCCTACGGGCTTCAGGACGAACGCCCCGTGCTCGAGCGAATGCGGGAGACCGAGGGAGTTTCGGGCTTCGTCGTCGCGCCCAACACCGACGCCTCCCACTCGGCCGATGTGATCTCGTGGCTCCACGGATCCGGTTTGCCGTTCGTATTTGCCGAACGCGAGGCCGTTGCGCGTGAGACGGGCGCGCCGGTGGATTCCGTTGTCACCGATCACGCGCTGGGCGCTGTTCTCGCCGTTCGCCACCTGGCCTCACTCGGACACCGCCGGCTGGGCCTCGTGCTCACGCACAGCTCCCCCACCTCACGCAAAATCGTCGCGGGGTGGCGCGCGGCATGCACCGAACTGGAACTTGCCCAGGGGGATGTCATCGCCCGCATGCTTCCCGATCGTGCAGACAGCGGATTCTTCGCCGCCGTTGGCAACGTCATCGACACCGTTCTCGAAGCGGAGGCGACGGGCCTTCTCGTGCACTCCGATCGTGAGGCGATGGCGATCGTCGACGTGGCGAATGCGCGCGGACTGTCGATTCCGGGTGATCTGTCGATCGTCGCCTATGACGATGAGGTGGCCGAGATGTTCACCCCGCCGCTAACCGCTGTGGCTCCGCCACGTGCGCACCTGGGTCGCTCCGCCCTCGACCTTCTTGTGCAGCGCATCGCCGCACCGGATCGCCCGTCGCACCAGGTAACCGTGGCGCCCGCGCTCAACGTGCGCTCGTCAACAGCGCGGCAGGCAGGGTAA
- a CDS encoding heparinase II/III domain-containing protein, with product MTCTSAETAPAFPLTSALAAQIGAPRDTLAAALAEVLAPAASALPLAPASQWAANTVDGPTIASLRSAAAAESGTPWPQPLAHDAARFHGDGDRITWETAAFARQDRLTRAAVLAAAGDEEMLADVVDGVILLCEQSSWCWPAHDDAYARNGLVLPDAASPYLDLGAGEVVAQLAWLDQALGDALESHYPGVRERIRYEARIRIFRPFLTRRDWHWTGTPGAAHNWNPWIHGNVIVGALRLLDGDEEREQRARVITLALEGMDAYVATLPVDGAIDEGYGYWWNGACRLLEALDVLVHASDGVLDAIAGVERLRETIAFPHRMHLGGEWFVSVADAQAKQIGAAPWHALHRAARHARMDDAAAFAASRHRPGTPVAAERDGLGRLLRAVTDVSWREARHEASPLPASTWLESTQMLVAREHAGSARGLSLVVKGGHNGENHNHNDVGSVIVASDGVPVIVDPGRPTYDARTFGPGRYELWPMQSEWHSVPFIDGSGQSVGRDRGASRVAHETSADRDQLSLDISGAYDAPTLRSWVRTAALDRVDSRVTITDEWERAADADRPTQVRFLLAGDVALEEGSAMITPLGDAPPIRLDWDPTAAARLTPRPLDDPMMTEVWGQSLTRLDIDVTDRTSFAVTARQTVQGIPQ from the coding sequence ATGACGTGCACTTCCGCTGAGACGGCGCCAGCCTTCCCGCTGACGAGCGCCCTCGCGGCCCAGATTGGCGCACCGCGGGACACTCTCGCGGCGGCGCTGGCCGAGGTTCTCGCGCCCGCCGCGTCCGCTCTGCCGCTCGCTCCCGCATCACAGTGGGCAGCGAACACCGTCGACGGGCCGACGATCGCCTCCCTCCGCTCTGCCGCGGCAGCGGAGTCGGGAACGCCGTGGCCCCAGCCCCTCGCCCACGATGCGGCCCGCTTTCACGGCGACGGCGATCGCATCACGTGGGAGACGGCAGCCTTCGCCCGCCAGGACCGTCTGACCCGCGCCGCGGTTCTCGCTGCCGCCGGGGATGAGGAAATGCTGGCCGACGTAGTCGACGGCGTGATACTGCTCTGCGAGCAGAGCTCATGGTGCTGGCCCGCGCACGACGACGCCTACGCGCGGAATGGTCTCGTTCTGCCCGATGCCGCGTCACCCTACCTCGATCTCGGCGCCGGAGAGGTCGTTGCGCAACTGGCGTGGCTGGACCAGGCGCTCGGCGATGCGCTCGAGTCCCACTACCCCGGCGTGCGGGAGCGGATCCGGTACGAGGCACGCATCCGGATCTTCCGCCCATTCCTGACCAGACGAGACTGGCACTGGACCGGCACCCCGGGAGCCGCGCACAACTGGAACCCCTGGATCCACGGAAACGTGATCGTCGGGGCGCTGCGGCTGCTCGACGGCGATGAGGAGCGGGAACAACGCGCGAGGGTCATCACGCTCGCCCTCGAGGGCATGGACGCCTACGTCGCAACGCTGCCGGTCGATGGCGCCATCGACGAGGGCTACGGCTACTGGTGGAACGGTGCCTGCCGCCTGCTGGAGGCGCTCGACGTTCTTGTCCATGCGTCGGACGGCGTGCTCGACGCAATCGCCGGCGTCGAACGGCTGCGCGAGACGATCGCCTTCCCCCACCGCATGCACCTGGGAGGCGAGTGGTTCGTGAGCGTCGCCGACGCACAGGCGAAGCAGATCGGAGCAGCCCCCTGGCACGCGCTGCACAGGGCAGCGCGACATGCCCGCATGGACGACGCTGCCGCATTCGCAGCCTCGCGCCACCGCCCCGGAACGCCCGTCGCCGCTGAACGCGACGGGCTCGGCCGCCTGCTGCGCGCCGTGACTGATGTGTCCTGGCGGGAAGCGCGGCACGAGGCGTCCCCTCTGCCCGCATCGACGTGGTTGGAATCCACCCAGATGCTGGTCGCCCGTGAACACGCGGGCTCAGCACGCGGGCTCAGCCTTGTCGTCAAGGGCGGGCACAACGGCGAGAACCACAACCACAACGATGTCGGTTCGGTCATCGTCGCCTCGGACGGCGTTCCCGTCATCGTCGATCCCGGGCGTCCCACGTATGACGCGCGCACCTTCGGCCCCGGCCGCTATGAGCTGTGGCCAATGCAGAGCGAATGGCACAGCGTTCCGTTCATCGACGGCTCGGGCCAGAGCGTCGGACGAGATCGCGGCGCGTCCCGCGTCGCCCACGAAACGTCCGCAGACCGGGACCAGCTCAGCCTCGACATCTCGGGCGCATACGATGCCCCCACCCTCCGCTCCTGGGTGCGTACGGCCGCGCTCGACCGCGTCGATTCGCGTGTCACGATCACGGACGAGTGGGAGCGCGCCGCTGATGCAGATCGCCCGACGCAGGTGCGTTTCCTGCTGGCGGGTGACGTTGCCCTCGAAGAGGGCTCCGCCATGATCACCCCCCTCGGTGATGCTCCCCCGATTCGTCTCGATTGGGATCCTACCGCTGCCGCGCGGCTCACCCCGCGCCCGCTCGACGACCCGATGATGACCGAGGTCTGGGGCCAGAGCCTGACCCGCCTCGACATTGATGTGACCGACCGCACTTCCTTCGCCGTGACCGCGCGGCAGACTGTTCAGGGGATACCGCAATGA
- a CDS encoding DUF2264 domain-containing protein, translated as MQHDTTPTGTWSRDRWTAFADRLLEGAMAYASEGCGRITPPGEAGGYGRDVDGLEGFARSFLIAGFRIAGERGQGVDTLIDHFSRGIVSGVDPEAPDRWVRMDEHAQAKVEAASIALILDMTRPWIWDKLDSLTQERVVAYLAPVVGDDTYPRTNWLWFRVVVETFLRSVGGPWSQRDIDADLALHDDLVREDGWITDGEGRSYDHYVGWALHLYPVLWSRMRGARDLVGDRTRADIAALDRYLVDALHLVGADGSPLFQGRSLIYRFAAAAPFWAGVIAEVPSTGAGALRHAAERITRHFDTSGAPDERDLLTIGWHHEWRQLAQSYSGPGSPYWAAKGLLGIALPADHPVWQAAHAPLPAEERDSVRAISAPGWAVSVTAADGIVRIANHGTDHAEEGSLGGDSPLYARLGYSTVTSPLLDDDAWRNPLDQSVTLIGPGGEVTHRSGMTRLQVSADDETAVAASSWDAHVIAPDEKQQRHGSGLAGQANVIARVTAVSVLRGAWELRFVRVDDAPADDAAWRMRWGGWALSGDEPTASADGNVARAENDRHISLLRAVDMPAEPAIVTRTDATPLGPVTAIPTLTTEVAPGQWMTAQLTLAGRETTGARGAATADLTGTTNGGTRAHITWPDGHTTQTLLPLHASAPGA; from the coding sequence GTGCAGCACGATACGACGCCGACCGGCACCTGGTCCCGCGACCGCTGGACCGCGTTCGCCGACCGCCTTCTCGAGGGCGCCATGGCGTATGCCTCCGAGGGCTGCGGGCGCATCACCCCGCCCGGAGAAGCGGGGGGATACGGCCGCGACGTCGATGGCCTCGAGGGCTTTGCGCGCAGCTTCCTCATCGCGGGTTTTCGCATCGCTGGCGAGCGCGGACAGGGCGTCGACACGCTCATCGATCACTTCTCCCGCGGCATCGTCAGCGGCGTTGATCCCGAGGCACCCGATCGCTGGGTGCGCATGGACGAGCACGCCCAGGCAAAGGTGGAGGCGGCATCGATCGCCCTCATTCTGGACATGACCCGGCCTTGGATCTGGGACAAGCTCGACAGCCTCACCCAGGAGCGCGTCGTCGCGTACCTCGCCCCCGTTGTCGGAGACGACACGTACCCACGCACGAACTGGCTCTGGTTCCGCGTTGTTGTCGAGACTTTCCTGCGCTCGGTCGGGGGACCCTGGTCTCAGCGCGATATCGACGCCGACCTTGCGCTGCACGACGACCTGGTGCGCGAAGACGGCTGGATCACCGACGGCGAGGGGCGCTCGTACGATCACTACGTCGGATGGGCGCTGCACCTGTACCCCGTTCTCTGGTCGCGGATGCGCGGCGCACGCGATCTCGTTGGCGACCGCACACGCGCAGACATCGCGGCGCTCGACCGCTATCTGGTTGACGCCCTGCACCTCGTCGGAGCCGACGGATCACCCCTCTTCCAGGGCCGCAGTCTCATCTATCGATTCGCGGCAGCGGCGCCGTTCTGGGCCGGCGTGATCGCCGAGGTTCCCTCAACAGGCGCCGGAGCGCTACGCCACGCGGCGGAGCGCATCACCCGGCACTTCGACACCAGCGGTGCGCCCGATGAGCGGGATCTGCTGACGATCGGCTGGCACCACGAGTGGCGCCAGCTCGCACAGTCATACTCCGGCCCCGGTTCGCCCTACTGGGCCGCGAAGGGGCTGCTCGGAATTGCCCTTCCCGCCGATCACCCGGTCTGGCAAGCGGCACACGCACCCCTCCCGGCGGAAGAACGCGACAGCGTCCGCGCTATTTCCGCTCCCGGTTGGGCCGTTTCGGTCACCGCGGCTGATGGCATCGTGCGCATCGCCAACCACGGCACCGACCACGCCGAAGAAGGTTCGCTCGGAGGCGACTCTCCTCTGTACGCCCGCCTCGGCTACTCCACCGTGACGAGCCCCCTCCTCGACGACGACGCGTGGCGCAACCCCCTCGACCAGAGCGTCACCCTGATCGGACCCGGCGGCGAGGTCACACACCGCTCGGGGATGACGCGCCTGCAGGTATCGGCGGACGACGAAACCGCCGTCGCCGCTTCCTCCTGGGATGCACACGTGATCGCGCCGGACGAAAAGCAGCAGCGCCACGGATCCGGGCTTGCGGGCCAGGCAAACGTGATCGCGCGCGTGACCGCCGTATCCGTTCTGCGCGGCGCGTGGGAACTGCGATTCGTCCGCGTTGACGATGCCCCCGCCGACGACGCGGCATGGCGCATGCGGTGGGGAGGGTGGGCGCTCTCCGGAGACGAGCCGACGGCCAGCGCCGACGGCAACGTCGCCCGTGCCGAGAACGATCGCCACATCAGCCTGCTTCGCGCCGTCGACATGCCGGCCGAGCCTGCCATCGTCACCCGCACGGACGCGACGCCGCTCGGACCCGTCACGGCGATTCCGACGCTCACAACGGAGGTCGCCCCCGGACAGTGGATGACGGCGCAGCTCACCCTGGCCGGCCGTGAGACCACGGGAGCACGCGGCGCTGCGACGGCCGACCTCACCGGCACGACCAACGGCGGCACCCGAGCCCACATCACCTGGCCGGATGGCCACACGACACAGACACTTCTCCCCCTTCACGCATCGGCCCCCGGCGCGTGA